The following are from one region of the Streptomyces rubrogriseus genome:
- a CDS encoding DUF3152 domain-containing protein, with the protein MGRSTARRAGRRTGPDGAGHRPRARRRSRRGPARAVLACLALGAVLLTAGVAVAYWRETRPPVTDDQVADVTDALDASTRTPSASPSPSASPSPKASASASASPSPSATTIAIPATGPGTFVTARADGSTVGTGSRVRRYKVLVEEGIDVRPSAAADEISEVLADRRGWTQDGTNSFRLVSGGSYDFVVKIATPGTVDRICGAAGLLTRGEVNCSVGTDVVVNLKRWVLGSPEFDGPIHEYRALIVNHEVGHRLGHGHETCPGAGRPAPAMMQQIKGLKGCVANAWPYDGTGDYLGGPAVP; encoded by the coding sequence GTGGGCCGATCCACCGCCCGCCGGGCCGGCCGAAGAACCGGGCCGGACGGTGCCGGACACAGGCCCCGCGCCCGCAGGCGCAGCCGCCGCGGACCCGCCCGGGCGGTCCTGGCCTGCCTCGCCCTCGGGGCGGTCCTGCTCACCGCGGGGGTGGCCGTCGCGTACTGGCGGGAGACCCGGCCGCCGGTGACGGACGACCAGGTGGCCGACGTCACGGACGCGCTGGACGCCTCGACCCGGACACCTTCGGCTTCCCCCTCCCCCTCGGCGTCACCGTCCCCGAAGGCCTCCGCGTCGGCCTCGGCGTCACCCTCGCCCTCCGCCACCACCATCGCCATTCCGGCGACCGGTCCCGGCACCTTCGTCACCGCCCGGGCCGACGGCTCGACCGTGGGCACCGGCAGCCGGGTGCGCCGCTACAAGGTCCTGGTCGAGGAGGGCATCGACGTCCGGCCGAGCGCCGCCGCCGACGAGATATCCGAGGTGCTCGCCGACCGCCGCGGCTGGACCCAGGACGGGACCAACTCCTTCCGGCTGGTCAGCGGCGGCTCCTACGACTTCGTGGTGAAGATCGCCACGCCGGGCACCGTCGACAGGATCTGCGGCGCGGCGGGCCTGCTCACCCGGGGCGAGGTCAACTGCAGCGTCGGCACGGACGTCGTGGTGAACCTCAAGCGCTGGGTGCTGGGCTCCCCGGAGTTCGACGGGCCGATCCACGAGTACCGGGCCCTGATCGTGAACCACGAGGTCGGTCACCGCCTCGGCCACGGCCACGAGACGTGCCCCGGAGCGGGCCGGCCCGCTCCGGCGATGATGCAGCAGATCAAGGGCCTCAAGGGATGCGTGGCCAACGCCTGGCCCTACGACGGGACGGGCGACTACCTGGGCGGCCCGGCGGTGCCCTGA
- a CDS encoding beta-ketoacyl-[acyl-carrier-protein] synthase family protein has translation MTRRRVAVTGIGVVAPGGIGVPQFWGLLSEGRTATRRISLFDPSGLRSQIAAECDFEPSDHGLGLATAQRCDRYVQFALVAASEAVRDANLDMNREDPWRAGATLGTAVGGTTRLEHDYVLVSERGSRWDVDDRRSEPHLERAFTPATLSSAVAEEFGVRGPVQTVSTGCTSGLDAVGYAYHAVAEGRVDVCLAGAADSPISPITMACFDAIKATSPNNDDPAHASRPFDADRNGFVMGEGAAVLVLEDLEHARARGAEVYCEISGYATFGNAYHMTGLTKEGLEMARAIDTALDMAHLDGSAIDYVNAHGSGTQQNDRHETAAVKRSLGEHAYATPMSSIKSMVGHSLGAIGSIELAACVLAMAHHVVPPTANYTTPDPECDLDYVPREARERTLRHVLSVGSGFGGFQSAVVLSGSEGGLR, from the coding sequence GTGACCCGGCGCCGGGTCGCCGTCACGGGCATAGGCGTCGTCGCCCCGGGCGGGATCGGCGTGCCCCAGTTCTGGGGGCTGCTGTCCGAAGGCCGTACGGCGACGCGCCGCATCTCCCTGTTCGACCCGTCCGGACTGCGCTCGCAGATCGCCGCCGAGTGCGACTTCGAGCCGTCCGACCACGGGCTCGGCCTCGCCACCGCCCAGCGCTGCGACAGGTACGTGCAGTTCGCGCTGGTGGCCGCCTCGGAGGCGGTCCGGGACGCGAACCTCGACATGAACCGCGAGGACCCCTGGCGGGCCGGTGCCACGCTCGGCACCGCGGTCGGCGGCACCACCCGGCTGGAGCACGACTACGTCCTGGTCAGCGAGCGCGGCTCGCGCTGGGACGTCGACGACCGGCGCTCCGAACCGCACCTGGAGCGCGCGTTCACGCCGGCCACCCTCTCCTCCGCGGTCGCCGAGGAGTTCGGGGTGCGCGGGCCGGTGCAGACCGTCTCCACCGGGTGCACCTCCGGCCTCGACGCGGTCGGGTACGCCTACCACGCGGTCGCCGAGGGACGTGTCGACGTGTGCCTGGCCGGTGCGGCGGACTCGCCGATATCGCCGATCACCATGGCCTGCTTCGACGCCATCAAGGCGACCTCGCCGAACAACGACGACCCCGCGCACGCCTCCCGGCCCTTCGACGCGGACCGCAACGGCTTCGTGATGGGCGAGGGCGCGGCGGTGCTGGTCCTGGAGGACCTGGAGCACGCCCGGGCCCGGGGCGCGGAGGTGTACTGCGAGATCTCCGGCTACGCCACCTTCGGCAACGCCTACCACATGACCGGGCTCACCAAGGAGGGCCTGGAGATGGCGCGGGCCATCGACACGGCGCTGGACATGGCGCACCTCGACGGCTCGGCGATCGACTACGTCAACGCGCACGGCTCCGGCACCCAGCAGAACGACCGGCACGAGACCGCGGCCGTCAAACGCTCGCTGGGCGAGCACGCCTACGCGACGCCGATGAGCTCCATCAAGTCCATGGTGGGCCACTCGCTCGGCGCGATCGGCTCCATCGAACTGGCCGCGTGCGTACTGGCGATGGCCCACCATGTGGTGCCGCCCACCGCCAACTACACGACCCCCGACCCCGAGTGCGACCTGGACTACGTGCCGCGCGAGGCACGGGAGCGGACGCTGCGGCACGTGCTGTCGGTGGGCAGCGGCTTCGGCGGCTTCCAGTCCGCGGTCGTACTGAGCGGCAGTGAAGGAGGGCTGCGATGA
- a CDS encoding DUF4142 domain-containing protein: MRLSRSRIGVVVLFGAMTLTLTALAFPAVLGLDKADGNQNRVVASTKFGPLTEADRDFVVKVRAAGLWEYPLGEMVMERGTTKAMKTAGEHLVVGHAGLDAMCREISPELGITLPNRASPQQEGFVATVDAKSGGEFDSSAVNIMRVTHGQIFPAIAKIRASTKNTLVRQLADLANDTVLDHITVLEKTGLVEYDDVTFKQTGPAKLPREKVTPPPPQPGERVLVLRPRPDLNVNTASPTPTPSPAAP; encoded by the coding sequence ATGCGCCTGTCCCGCAGCAGGATCGGAGTCGTCGTCCTGTTCGGTGCGATGACCCTGACCCTCACCGCGCTGGCCTTCCCGGCCGTGCTCGGTCTGGACAAGGCCGACGGCAACCAGAACCGGGTTGTGGCCAGCACGAAGTTCGGTCCGCTCACCGAGGCGGACCGCGACTTCGTGGTGAAGGTCCGCGCCGCCGGACTGTGGGAGTACCCGCTGGGCGAGATGGTGATGGAGCGCGGCACGACGAAGGCGATGAAGACGGCCGGGGAGCACCTGGTCGTCGGGCACGCCGGACTCGACGCGATGTGCCGCGAGATCTCCCCCGAGCTGGGCATCACGCTGCCCAACCGGGCCTCCCCGCAGCAGGAGGGCTTCGTGGCCACCGTGGACGCCAAGAGCGGCGGGGAGTTCGACTCTTCGGCGGTCAACATCATGCGGGTGACCCACGGTCAGATCTTCCCGGCCATCGCCAAGATCCGGGCCTCCACCAAGAACACCCTCGTGCGGCAGCTGGCGGACCTGGCCAACGACACCGTGCTGGACCACATCACGGTGCTGGAGAAGACCGGGCTGGTCGAGTACGACGACGTCACCTTCAAGCAGACGGGCCCGGCGAAGCTGCCGAGGGAGAAGGTCACCCCGCCCCCGCCGCAGCCCGGTGAGCGGGTGCTGGTGCTCAGGCCGCGCCCCGACCTGAACGTGAACACCGCCTCCCCGACGCCCACCCCGTCCCCGGCGGCGCCCTGA
- a CDS encoding SRPBCC family protein, whose protein sequence is MAGHTDNEITIAAPMELVWNMTNDIEKWPGLFSEYASVEVLGRDDDKVTFRLTMHPDADGKVWSWVSERVADPVTRTVRAQRVETGPFQYMNIVWEYAETAEGTVMRWTQDFAMKPDAPVDDAWMTDNINRNSRTQMALIRDRIEQAAGERRTASVLAD, encoded by the coding sequence ATGGCAGGGCACACCGACAACGAGATCACCATCGCCGCCCCGATGGAGCTGGTCTGGAACATGACCAACGACATCGAGAAGTGGCCCGGCCTGTTCAGCGAGTACGCCTCCGTGGAGGTGCTCGGGCGCGACGACGACAAGGTCACCTTCCGGCTCACGATGCACCCGGACGCCGACGGCAAGGTGTGGAGCTGGGTCTCCGAGCGGGTCGCCGACCCCGTCACCCGCACGGTCCGCGCCCAGCGGGTCGAGACCGGGCCCTTCCAGTACATGAACATCGTCTGGGAGTACGCGGAGACCGCCGAGGGCACCGTCATGCGCTGGACGCAGGACTTCGCGATGAAGCCGGACGCGCCCGTGGACGACGCCTGGATGACGGACAACATCAACCGCAACTCGCGTACGCAGATGGCGCTGATCCGGGACCGGATCGAGCAGGCGGCGGGCGAGCGGCGGACCGCGTCGGTGCTCGCCGACTGA
- a CDS encoding SchA/CurD-like domain-containing protein, with protein MTVSPVVATDAPTTDATRATAASATPPAVATDAGAVSISAFDGSRVRVVLMLDVHDGMQQEFLDAYERIRDRVAAVPGHVSDQLCQSLENPTQWLLTSEWESAAPFLAWVNSDEHLDTVEPLATCVRDTHSLRYSVLRETDGGRPAPGEPRSAPRIGDNVVRHALTFTVRPGTEAETARLLSEYVSPDAHVDGSTRLLRTSLFMSGNRIVRAVEVRGDLQTALRHVARQPGVRAVEEALNPYLEQDRDLGDPQSARRFFTRAAMPAVHHTTYPDRPGARRERLALLYPVRDGAGPELARLLARQDASAARNPDGPVLAATVFHRDDLVVRLVDVDGDPEGAPAEVLGLHGSEGAAAAERLLDTAAVGVDGPPAEAATLSRLLTRVRMTPLTDRRSAGS; from the coding sequence ATGACGGTCTCTCCCGTCGTAGCGACGGATGCCCCGACCACGGACGCGACGCGGGCCACGGCGGCGTCGGCGACGCCGCCCGCCGTGGCGACGGACGCCGGTGCCGTGTCGATATCCGCGTTCGACGGTTCCCGCGTGCGGGTCGTCCTGATGCTGGACGTCCACGACGGAATGCAGCAGGAGTTCCTGGACGCCTACGAGCGCATCCGCGACCGGGTCGCCGCCGTACCCGGACACGTCAGCGACCAGCTGTGCCAGTCCCTGGAGAACCCGACCCAGTGGCTCCTCACCAGTGAGTGGGAGAGCGCCGCGCCCTTCCTGGCCTGGGTCAACAGCGACGAACACCTCGACACCGTCGAACCGCTGGCGACCTGCGTCCGTGACACCCACTCGCTGCGCTACAGCGTCCTGCGGGAGACCGACGGGGGGCGCCCGGCGCCCGGTGAGCCGCGCTCCGCACCCCGGATCGGGGACAACGTCGTACGGCACGCCCTCACCTTCACCGTGCGGCCCGGCACCGAGGCCGAGACCGCCCGGCTGCTGTCCGAGTACGTGTCGCCCGACGCCCACGTGGACGGCTCCACGCGGCTGCTGCGCACCTCGCTCTTCATGTCCGGCAACCGGATCGTGCGGGCCGTGGAGGTGCGCGGCGATCTGCAGACCGCGTTGCGCCACGTCGCCCGGCAGCCCGGGGTGCGGGCCGTCGAGGAGGCGCTGAACCCGTATCTGGAGCAGGACCGGGACCTCGGCGACCCGCAGTCCGCCCGGCGCTTCTTCACCCGGGCCGCCATGCCCGCCGTCCACCACACGACGTACCCCGACCGGCCGGGCGCGCGCCGGGAACGGCTCGCGCTGCTCTACCCGGTACGCGACGGCGCGGGTCCGGAACTGGCCCGGCTGCTGGCCCGTCAGGACGCGTCCGCCGCCCGGAACCCGGACGGCCCGGTGCTGGCCGCCACCGTCTTCCACCGCGACGACCTCGTCGTACGGCTCGTCGACGTGGACGGCGACCCCGAGGGCGCGCCCGCCGAGGTCCTCGGCCTGCACGGGTCCGAGGGCGCCGCGGCCGCCGAGCGGCTGCTGGACACCGCCGCGGTCGGCGTCGACGGGCCGCCGGCCGAGGCGGCCACGCTGTCCCGGCTGCTGACCCGGGTCCGTATGACGCCTCTGACCGACCGGCGTTCGGCCGGTTCCTGA
- a CDS encoding acyl carrier protein has protein sequence MTDQQLDYQVTVEELSALMKRTAGVHVDPVTLRQQADDGFDTFGLDSLGLLGIVAELEKRYGLGLPEQAERCKTPADFLALVNGALKTGV, from the coding sequence ATGACCGATCAGCAGCTGGACTACCAGGTGACCGTCGAGGAGCTGTCGGCGCTGATGAAGCGCACCGCCGGCGTGCACGTCGACCCGGTCACCCTCCGGCAGCAGGCCGACGACGGTTTCGACACCTTCGGCCTGGACTCCCTCGGCCTGCTGGGCATCGTGGCCGAGCTGGAGAAGCGGTACGGCCTGGGCCTGCCCGAGCAGGCCGAGCGCTGCAAGACGCCCGCGGATTTCCTCGCGCTGGTCAACGGCGCCCTCAAGACGGGAGTGTGA
- the ku gene encoding non-homologous end joining protein Ku, with amino-acid sequence MRSIWNGAISFGLVSIPIKLVNATESHSVSFRQIHTEDGGRIRYRKVCELEDREVTQAEIGKAYEDADGSMIPITDEDLSQLPIPTARTIEIVAFVPEDRIDPLQMGSAYYLAASGAPAAKPYTLLREALKRSNRVAIAKFALRGRERLGMLRVVGDAIAMHGLLWPDEVRAPEGVAPESGVTVRDQELDLADALMDTLGEIDLDDLHDEYREAVEEVVAAKASGEKPPEAREEAAPGKVLDLMAALESSVRAARESRDGEEAGGPAEEAEVRSLPRRKTSSRAPKETGGKKSTSTAAKKAAAKRAEPKKSTAKSAGSAKKTAARSPAKGTAKKATARSTARGGDKDAAKGTAKKTASRRRSA; translated from the coding sequence GTGCGATCCATCTGGAACGGCGCCATCTCCTTCGGCCTGGTCAGCATCCCGATCAAGCTGGTGAACGCCACCGAGAGCCACTCGGTCTCCTTCCGGCAGATCCACACGGAGGACGGCGGCCGGATCCGCTACCGCAAGGTGTGCGAACTCGAGGACCGCGAGGTCACCCAGGCCGAGATCGGCAAGGCCTACGAGGACGCCGACGGCTCGATGATCCCGATCACCGACGAGGACCTGTCCCAGCTGCCGATCCCGACGGCCCGCACGATCGAGATCGTCGCCTTCGTGCCCGAGGACCGCATCGATCCGCTCCAGATGGGCTCCGCCTACTACCTCGCGGCCAGCGGCGCCCCGGCCGCCAAGCCGTACACGCTGCTGCGCGAGGCGCTCAAGCGCAGCAACCGGGTGGCGATCGCCAAGTTCGCGCTGCGCGGCCGGGAGCGGCTGGGCATGCTCCGGGTCGTCGGCGACGCCATCGCGATGCACGGCCTGCTGTGGCCGGACGAGGTCCGTGCCCCCGAGGGCGTCGCCCCGGAGTCCGGCGTCACCGTGCGCGACCAGGAACTGGACCTCGCGGACGCCCTCATGGACACCCTGGGCGAGATCGACCTGGACGACCTGCACGACGAGTACCGGGAGGCCGTCGAGGAGGTCGTCGCCGCCAAGGCCTCCGGTGAGAAGCCCCCGGAGGCCCGCGAGGAGGCGGCGCCCGGGAAGGTGCTCGACCTGATGGCGGCACTGGAGAGCAGCGTACGGGCGGCGCGGGAGTCCCGGGACGGCGAGGAGGCGGGCGGCCCGGCCGAGGAGGCGGAGGTCAGATCCCTGCCGCGGCGCAAGACCTCGTCCCGGGCCCCGAAGGAGACCGGCGGCAAGAAGTCGACGTCGACGGCCGCGAAGAAGGCGGCGGCGAAGAGGGCGGAGCCGAAGAAGTCGACGGCCAAGTCCGCCGGGTCCGCGAAGAAGACGGCGGCCAGGAGTCCCGCCAAGGGCACCGCCAAGAAGGCCACGGCCAGGAGCACGGCCCGGGGCGGCGACAAGGACGCGGCCAAGGGCACCGCCAAGAAGACGGCGTCCCGCAGGCGCAGCGCCTGA
- a CDS encoding cupin domain-containing protein, whose translation MTDQQVRIVSLGDIAPNRRRGGDLRALLTPTTAGSTSGFMGVAIVQPGDRIAEHYHPYSEEFVYVTEGALEVDLDGVPHSLGTGQGLLIPQDMRHRFRNAGDVEARLVFHLGPLAPRPELGHVDTEDAEGNALPCDGAHAGHAGHAGHAGHERPAPAAEVVS comes from the coding sequence ATGACAGACCAGCAGGTACGCATCGTCTCCCTCGGCGACATCGCCCCGAACCGCCGCCGCGGCGGAGACCTCCGCGCCCTCCTCACGCCCACCACCGCCGGGTCGACCAGCGGCTTCATGGGCGTGGCCATCGTGCAGCCCGGCGACCGCATCGCCGAGCACTACCACCCGTACTCCGAGGAGTTCGTGTACGTCACGGAGGGCGCCCTCGAAGTGGACCTGGACGGGGTGCCGCACTCGCTCGGCACCGGGCAGGGGCTGCTGATCCCGCAGGACATGCGCCACCGCTTCCGCAACGCGGGGGATGTCGAGGCGCGGCTCGTGTTCCACCTGGGGCCGCTGGCCCCGCGGCCGGAGCTGGGCCACGTCGACACGGAGGACGCCGAGGGCAACGCGCTCCCCTGCGACGGTGCGCACGCGGGCCACGCGGGCCACGCGGGCCACGCCGGGCACGAGCGGCCCGCCCCCGCGGCCGAGGTGGTGTCGTGA
- a CDS encoding TcmI family type II polyketide cyclase — protein MHHTLIVARMAPGAAPDIAKVFAESDSGELPHLVGVNRRSLFEFGDGVYLHLIESDEDPAPTIGRLTGHPEFRQVSERLEPYVSAYDPATWRGPKDAMARCFYRWERTAAG, from the coding sequence ATGCACCACACACTGATCGTCGCCCGGATGGCACCCGGCGCGGCACCGGACATCGCGAAGGTGTTCGCGGAGTCCGACAGCGGCGAGCTGCCGCACCTGGTGGGCGTCAACCGGCGCAGCCTGTTCGAGTTCGGTGACGGCGTGTACCTGCACCTCATCGAGAGCGACGAGGACCCGGCCCCCACCATCGGCAGGCTGACCGGCCACCCGGAGTTCCGCCAGGTCAGCGAGCGGCTCGAACCGTACGTCTCGGCGTACGACCCGGCGACGTGGCGCGGTCCGAAGGACGCGATGGCGCGCTGCTTCTACCGCTGGGAGCGGACCGCCGCCGGCTGA
- a CDS encoding PPOX class F420-dependent oxidoreductase, which produces MTTTPRFDPRALLAESRLGVLATIKSDGRPQLSPVMPAYDPEAGVIRVSTREGLAKTANLRRDPRATLEVTAPDGRSWATAEGVATLTGPGADPHGPEVEALVEYYRAAAGEHPDWDEYRSTMVSDRRVLLTITVERVYGADIG; this is translated from the coding sequence ATGACCACCACACCGCGCTTCGATCCCCGTGCCCTGCTGGCCGAGAGCCGGCTCGGCGTACTGGCGACGATCAAGTCGGACGGCCGCCCGCAGCTCTCGCCCGTCATGCCCGCCTACGACCCCGAGGCGGGCGTCATCCGGGTCTCCACCCGCGAGGGCCTCGCCAAGACGGCGAACCTGCGCCGGGACCCGCGGGCCACCCTTGAGGTGACCGCCCCGGACGGCAGGTCCTGGGCCACCGCCGAGGGCGTCGCCACCCTCACCGGTCCGGGCGCCGACCCGCACGGACCGGAGGTCGAGGCGCTGGTGGAGTACTACCGCGCCGCGGCCGGGGAGCATCCGGACTGGGACGAGTACCGGTCGACGATGGTGTCCGACCGCCGGGTGCTGCTCACCATCACGGTCGAGCGCGTGTACGGCGCCGACATCGGCTGA
- a CDS encoding FAD-dependent oxidoreductase, which translates to MNERADRSGRAAPGGDRTHRVPVLVVGGSLVGLSTSVFLGRLGVRHTLVERHAGTSIHPRGRGNNVRTMEIFRVAGTEPDIRRAAATLADNHGILQAPTLAGDAGEWLFKQIDPGGGLARFSPSSWCLCSQNDLEPELLTHAVNLGGDLRFGTELLSFEADTEGVTAIVKSRETGEHTTIRADYLVAADGPRSPVREQLGIGQSGPGDLFHNISITFRSRRLADVVGDRRFIVCYLTDENADGALLPVDNRENWVFHAPWHPEQGETVEDFTDERCAAHIRRAIGDPDLDVEITGKAPWHAAQRVARSYRSGRVLLAGDSAHEMSPTGAFGSNTGIQDAHNLAWKLAAVLEGWAGEALLDTYDTERRPVAEATSARAAHRSVEHSHPGFAPPPVVGVGGPGAGTPGGAGRGTGGTGGPGGPGGSGGPGGPGGGPQRGILNVALGYRYPRGAVVGADPATPVVPEGLDLTGAPGSRAPHLWVRRGQDRLSTLDLYEDSLVLLSDAAQPTGWHEAAAAVAAGMRVPLKSYRVGGSPGADLIPDDEETDWARAHGVTRGGAVLVRPDGFVAWRSPGPAPDPESMLRQVVGTVLARS; encoded by the coding sequence ATGAACGAAAGAGCCGACCGGTCCGGCCGCGCCGCCCCCGGGGGCGACCGGACCCACCGCGTCCCGGTCCTGGTCGTCGGCGGGTCCCTGGTGGGCCTGTCGACCTCGGTGTTCCTGGGCCGGCTGGGCGTCCGGCACACCCTGGTGGAGCGGCACGCCGGCACCTCCATCCACCCCCGCGGGCGCGGCAACAACGTCCGCACGATGGAGATCTTCCGGGTGGCCGGCACCGAGCCGGACATCCGCAGGGCCGCCGCCACGCTGGCCGACAACCACGGCATCCTCCAGGCGCCGACCCTGGCCGGCGACGCGGGGGAGTGGCTCTTCAAGCAGATCGACCCGGGCGGCGGACTGGCCCGCTTCAGCCCCAGCTCCTGGTGCCTGTGCAGTCAGAACGACCTGGAGCCCGAACTCCTCACGCACGCCGTGAACCTCGGCGGCGACCTGCGCTTCGGCACCGAACTGCTCTCCTTCGAGGCCGACACCGAGGGCGTCACGGCGATCGTGAAGAGCCGGGAGACCGGCGAGCACACCACCATCCGTGCGGACTACCTGGTCGCCGCCGACGGTCCGCGCAGCCCCGTCCGCGAACAGCTCGGCATCGGCCAGAGCGGACCCGGCGACCTCTTCCACAACATCAGCATCACCTTCCGCTCGCGCCGTCTCGCCGACGTCGTGGGCGACCGCCGGTTCATCGTCTGCTACCTGACGGACGAGAACGCCGACGGAGCCCTGCTACCCGTCGACAACCGCGAGAACTGGGTCTTCCACGCCCCCTGGCACCCCGAACAGGGCGAAACCGTCGAGGACTTCACCGACGAGCGCTGCGCCGCCCACATCCGCCGCGCGATCGGCGATCCCGACCTCGACGTCGAGATCACCGGCAAGGCGCCCTGGCACGCCGCCCAGCGCGTCGCCCGCAGCTACCGCTCCGGCCGCGTCCTGCTGGCCGGCGACTCGGCCCACGAGATGTCCCCCACCGGCGCCTTCGGCTCCAACACCGGCATCCAGGACGCCCACAACCTCGCCTGGAAGCTGGCCGCGGTCCTGGAGGGCTGGGCGGGCGAGGCCCTGCTGGACACGTACGACACGGAACGGCGCCCGGTCGCGGAGGCCACCAGCGCCCGCGCCGCCCATCGCTCGGTCGAGCACAGCCACCCGGGCTTCGCGCCGCCGCCGGTCGTGGGGGTCGGCGGTCCGGGCGCGGGTACTCCCGGCGGTGCGGGCCGTGGCACCGGCGGCACCGGTGGGCCTGGCGGTCCTGGCGGCTCCGGGGGTCCTGGCGGTCCCGGCGGCGGCCCGCAGCGCGGGATCCTCAACGTCGCCCTCGGCTACCGCTACCCCCGGGGCGCGGTGGTCGGCGCCGACCCGGCGACCCCGGTGGTCCCGGAGGGCCTCGACCTCACCGGAGCGCCCGGCAGCCGGGCTCCCCACCTCTGGGTGCGCCGGGGCCAGGACCGCCTGTCCACCCTGGACCTCTACGAGGACTCCCTCGTCCTGCTCAGCGACGCCGCCCAGCCCACCGGCTGGCACGAGGCGGCCGCCGCGGTGGCCGCCGGGATGCGGGTGCCGCTGAAGTCGTACCGCGTGGGCGGGTCGCCCGGGGCGGACCTGATCCCGGACGACGAGGAGACCGACTGGGCGCGCGCCCACGGGGTGACCCGGGGCGGCGCGGTCCTGGTCCGCCCCGACGGCTTCGTGGCCTGGCGCTCCCCGGGCCCCGCCCCCGACCCGGAGTCGATGCTGCGCCAGGTGGTGGGGACGGTACTGGCCCGGAGCTGA
- a CDS encoding ketosynthase chain-length factor produces MSGPQRTGTGGGSRRAVVTGLGVVSPHGTGVEAHWKAVADGTSSLGPVTREGCAHLPLRVAGEVHGFDAAETVEDRFLVQTDRFTHFALSATQHALTDARFGRADVDSPYSVGVVTAAGSGGGEFGQRELQNLWGHGSRHVGPYQSIAWFYAASTGQVSIRNDFKGPCGVVAADEAGGLDALAHAALAVRNGTDTVVCGATEAPLAPYSIVCQLGYPELSRAAEPDRAYRPFTEAACGFAPAEGGAVLVVEEEAAARERGADVRATVAGHAATFTGAGRWAESREGLARAIRGALAEAGCRPEEVDVVFADALGVPEADRAEALALADALGPHAARVPVTAPKTGTGRAYCAAPVLDVATAVLAMEHGLIPPTPHVLDVCHDLDLVTGRARPAEPRAALVLARGLMGSNSALVLRRGAVPPEGR; encoded by the coding sequence ATGAGCGGACCACAACGGACCGGCACCGGCGGTGGTAGCCGACGGGCGGTCGTCACCGGACTCGGCGTGGTGTCGCCGCACGGCACCGGCGTCGAGGCGCACTGGAAGGCGGTCGCCGACGGCACCAGCAGTCTCGGTCCCGTCACCCGGGAGGGCTGCGCGCACCTGCCGCTGCGGGTCGCGGGCGAGGTGCACGGCTTCGACGCGGCCGAGACGGTCGAGGACCGATTCCTCGTCCAGACCGACCGGTTCACGCACTTCGCGCTGTCCGCGACCCAGCACGCGCTGACCGACGCCCGGTTCGGCCGGGCCGACGTCGACTCGCCGTACTCGGTCGGCGTGGTCACCGCGGCGGGCTCGGGCGGCGGAGAGTTCGGGCAGCGGGAGTTGCAGAACCTGTGGGGGCACGGCTCGCGCCACGTCGGCCCGTACCAGTCGATCGCCTGGTTCTACGCGGCCAGCACCGGCCAGGTCTCCATACGCAACGACTTCAAGGGCCCCTGCGGGGTCGTGGCCGCCGACGAGGCGGGCGGCCTGGACGCCCTGGCGCACGCGGCACTGGCCGTGCGGAACGGCACCGACACGGTGGTCTGCGGCGCGACGGAGGCGCCGCTGGCCCCGTACTCGATCGTCTGCCAGCTGGGCTACCCCGAGCTGAGCCGGGCCGCCGAACCCGATCGCGCCTACCGCCCGTTCACCGAGGCGGCCTGCGGTTTCGCCCCGGCCGAGGGCGGTGCCGTGCTCGTCGTGGAGGAGGAGGCGGCGGCCCGGGAGCGCGGGGCGGACGTGCGGGCGACGGTGGCCGGGCACGCGGCGACCTTCACCGGGGCCGGCCGCTGGGCCGAGTCCCGGGAGGGGCTGGCCCGCGCGATCCGGGGCGCCCTGGCCGAGGCGGGCTGCCGGCCCGAGGAGGTCGACGTGGTCTTCGCGGACGCCCTCGGGGTCCCGGAGGCCGACCGGGCCGAGGCGCTGGCGCTGGCCGACGCGCTGGGCCCGCACGCCGCGCGGGTGCCGGTCACCGCGCCCAAGACCGGGACCGGGCGGGCGTACTGCGCGGCGCCGGTCCTTGACGTGGCGACGGCGGTACTGGCGATGGAGCACGGGCTGATCCCGCCGACCCCGCACGTGCTGGACGTGTGCCACGACCTGGACCTGGTGACCGGCCGGGCCCGCCCCGCCGAGCCGCGCGCGGCCCTGGTTCTGGCGCGCGGCCTCATGGGGTCCAACTCGGCGCTCGTCCTGCGCCGGGGTGCGGTACCGCCCGAGGGCCGCTGA